A region of Ornithodoros turicata isolate Travis chromosome 5, ASM3712646v1, whole genome shotgun sequence DNA encodes the following proteins:
- the LOC135395156 gene encoding uncharacterized protein LOC135395156 has product MASTSCTSDWAELPKKKKMKLQTTKKKGCTAYMHIKKIQAYPEYTVSTTLSTRGRKDAKGKALAKLRDAIRESDSSLLVEQRIYISISAKDGHTNHKFGEAIYYAQPVNSKVTEEIERLVHKGITSVKEVQQCLVYFVDDIMFAGKEKPEDACRAFYPTKEDIGNRIRSVLRKDRFSEVDQDNAAALIMTLQEQESTSHFFFRPYRSSEHIEQNSPDLSCASGSDDILSLVSKECTEKLLFCYQSAFMKSLMQKYADTVVCLDATHKTTDYALPLFLLAVETPVGYMNVGIFITQFETAECISEALRIFKQWCPSFSPMFWMVDYSIAEINAISAIFPDSEIAICDVHRERAWDRWLRRKENGVKNQEEALTLLRKIARATTEEEYKHAKEALWSSEVWSSNSKLQHYLNEVWFSVEKMWVKLFRLQLPIATNNGVESQNKLLKEHYIKQHSGRKSLAGLIGTLVGQFLPERKRIFLERNMKLSTEYRLCRPDLPSYLHNRPPKVVKHIMTRITAAGDFMREDILGDNDDGQGIFKVRSLSQDGLHHTVNFNAPSCTCKDFITTQLPCKHFCAIFLLFDSWGFDHLPEKYRNSPALTLDRNVDTRSDMEVDILHHDDITCAPTTSENSAPLQDLQKVQRREERRVRNSVIHALEHCKSSVYYCHDISKMKNVLNRLAECQAELQDGMSTSNGLTVWKTNMVVPLLKPSQSPRNIDSFRPIALTSCVGKTLERMVFRRLSWYLKTARFFPEAVQGFEQGRSLIDNVNDLVTETQQAKADWRAEDHMTDVVFLDVKRAYDSVFHSAIIATLQETGVGGALLLWIQDFLRDH; this is encoded by the exons ATG GCTTCGACCAGCTGTACATCCGACTGGGCAGAACtaccaaaaaagaagaagatgaaacTGCAAACAACTAAGAAGAAGGGGTGCACTGCTTATATGCATATAAAGAAGATACAAGCATACCCAGAGTACACG GTGAGCACCACCCTCAGTACAAGAGGAAGAAAAGACGCAAAAGGCAAAGCACTTGCTAAGCTTCGTGATGCCATCAGAGAAAGTGACAGTTCCCTGCTGGTTGAACAGAGAATATATATCAGCATTTCTGCAAAGGATGGACACACAAACCACAAGTTTGGTGAAGCTATCTACTATGCACAGCCAGTCAACAGTAAAGTGACAGAAGAAATTGAAAGGCTAGTGCATAAGGGCATAACATCTGTGAAGGAAGTGCAGCAGTGCCTTGTATACTTCGTAGATGATATCATGTTTGCTGGCAAAGAAAAGCCTGAAGATGCGTGCAGAGCATTCTATCCTACGAAGGAAGACATTGGTAACCGCATTCGTTCTGTGCTGAGAAAAGACCGCTTCAGCGAGGTGGACCAGGATAACGCTGCAGCTCTTATAATGACATTACAAGAACAAGAATCAAcatcacactttttttttcgcccgTACCGATCGAGTGAGCACATCGAACAGAACAGCCCTgatctttcatgtgcttctggTAGTGATGACATTTTGTCTCTTGTGTCAAAGGAGTGTACCGAAAAGCTACTTTTCTGTTATCAGTCTGCCTTCATGAAGTCTCTCATGCAAAAATATGCAGATACTGTTGTGTGCCTAGATGCAACACACAAAACCACTGATTATGCCCTGCCCTTGTTCCTTCTGGCAGTAGAAACCCCTGTTGGCTATATGAACGTTGGAATATTTATAACACAGTTCGAAACAGCTGAATGCATTTCTGAAGCTTTGAGGATTTTCAAACAGTGGTGTCCTTCGTTCAGTCCTATGTTCTGGATGGTTGACTACTCAATAGCAGAGATAAATGCAATTTCTGCAATTTTTCCAGACAGTGAAATAGCCATCTGTGATGTACATCGGGAAAGAGCATGGGATAGGTGGCTCAGAAGGAAAGAGAATGGCGTGAAAAATCAGGAAGAAGCACTAACACTCCTGAGAAAAATTGCTAGAGCAACCACTGAAGAGGAATATAAGCATGCAAAAGAAGCCTTGTGGTCATCAGAAGTCTGGTCATCAAACTCCAAGTTACAACATTACCTGAATGAAGTCTGGTTCTCAGTAGAGAAGATGTGGGTGAAGCTGTTTAGGCTTCAACTCCCTATCGCTACCAACAATGGAGTTGAATCACAAAATAAATTGCTCAAGGAGCACTATATTAAGCAGCACAGTGGGCGAAAAAGCCTTGCCGGGTTAATTGGAACTCTCGTTGGCCAGTTTCTCCCAGAGAGAAAACGAATCTTTTTAGAACGAAACATGAAGCTTTCAACGGAGTACAGGCTGTGTCGTCCTGACCTTCCATCATATCTTCACAATAGGCCACCAAAGGTCGTAAAGCATATCATGACACGCATAACTGCTGCTGGTGACTTTATGAGGGAGGACATTCTGGGTGATAATGACGATGGCCAAGGGATATTTAAGGTGAGGTCATTGTCTCAAGATGGGCTCCACCATACAGTGAACTTCAATGCACCTTCCTGCACCTGCAAGGATTTCATTACCACACAGCTTCCTTGCAAGCATTTTTGTGCCATATTTCTATTGTTTGACTCATGGGGATTTGACCATCTACCCGAGAAATACAGGAACAGTCCAGCTCTAACGTTAGATCGGAACGTTGACACACGTAGTGACATGGAAGTGGATATTTTACATCATGATGATATTACATGTGCTCCGACTACGAGTGAAAACTCAGCACCACTACAAGACCTACAGAAGGTCCAGCGAAGAGAAGAAAGACGAGTCAGAAACAGCGTCATACATGCACTAGAGCACTGTAAAAGTTCTGTTTATTACTGCCATGATATTAGCAAGATGAAAAATGTACTGAATCGGCTCGCAGAATGTCAAGCAGAACTGCAGGATGGCATGTCCACATCTAATGGTCTGACT GTCTGGAAGACCAATATGGTGGTTCCCCTTCTCAAGCCTAGCCAATCGCCCCGCAACATTGACTCCTTCCGCCCAATTGCCCTTACTAGCTGCGTAGGCAAGACGTTGGAACGCATGGTTTTTCGCCGCCTGAGTTGGTACCTCAAGACTGcgcgattcttccccgaagcAGTGCAGGGCTTTGAGCAGGGTCGGTCGCTGATAGATAATGTTAACGACCTAGTGACTGAGACGCAGCAGGCAAAAGCTGACTGGCGCGCTGAAGACCACATGACTGACGTGGTCTTCCTGGACGTAAAAAGAGCGTATGACAGCGTTTTCCATAGTGCCATCATCGCGACCCTGCAAGAAACTGGTGTGGGAGGCGCTCTCCTTCTTTGGATCCAGGACTTCCTCAGGGACCACTGA